The following proteins come from a genomic window of Bradyrhizobium paxllaeri:
- a CDS encoding DUF2161 domain-containing phosphodiesterase has product METALYLPVKRFLEKLGFTVKGEIGGCDLVALSGDDPPIVVIGELKLSFNLELILQAVDRAGAADEVWLAAKLSARGKGRESDARYRNLCRRLGFGMLAVTNTGDVEVIVKPPTSAPRRDPKKRSRLIAEHQKRKGDPVLGGSTRAPIMTAYRQQALACASALSGGPQRVRDLRAQIPDAGKILLHNVYGWFDRAERGIYVLTDAGHAALKRWPQQPLDLTAAGNSVP; this is encoded by the coding sequence TTGGAAACCGCGCTATATCTTCCTGTCAAACGCTTCCTCGAAAAGCTCGGCTTCACCGTCAAGGGCGAGATCGGCGGCTGCGACCTGGTCGCGCTGAGCGGCGACGATCCGCCGATCGTGGTGATCGGCGAACTGAAGCTTTCCTTCAATCTGGAACTGATCCTGCAAGCGGTGGATCGCGCCGGCGCGGCCGACGAGGTCTGGCTCGCGGCCAAACTGTCTGCCCGCGGCAAGGGCCGCGAAAGCGACGCGCGCTACCGCAATCTCTGCCGCCGGCTTGGCTTCGGCATGCTCGCCGTCACCAATACCGGCGATGTCGAGGTGATCGTGAAGCCGCCGACATCGGCGCCTCGCCGCGATCCCAAAAAGCGCTCGCGGCTGATCGCGGAGCATCAGAAACGCAAGGGCGATCCCGTCCTGGGCGGATCGACACGCGCGCCGATCATGACGGCTTACCGGCAGCAGGCGCTGGCCTGCGCCTCGGCGCTGTCGGGCGGCCCGCAGCGGGTCAGGGATCTGCGCGCCCAGATTCCCGATGCCGGCAAAATCCTGCTGCATAATGTCTATGGCTGGTTCGATCGCGCCGAGCGCGGCATCTATGTCCTGACCGATGCAGGCCATGCAGCGTTAAAACGCTGGCCGCAACAGCCGCTGGATCTGACCGCGGCCGGCAATTCCGTGCCCTGA
- a CDS encoding helix-turn-helix domain-containing protein codes for MVLDTRSCLPGRRLAVWQDIVCDTFVGLDCKSDMRGAFWGSVSQSRIGPAAFTRVDSTAQRVFRTPSRIARASEDFVLMAMGNSGVNGVFQDGREAIVSAGQFVIYDTTRPYELRFDDSFSQTILQMPRKLLQQRIGAFDGLTATTFAGDRPLERLTYDFMLNVSKTIEQVDPAAASRLLDQALDLLAMTLADRLHARLADQSAHRSALLYRLKNHILTHLADPELSLPRAAAAVGISPRYASDLMADEQTSFRGYVQTQRLERCKRDLADPACQARHIGEIAFAWGFNDLAHFSRIFRQRFGVSPREWREQPGK; via the coding sequence GTGGTGCTCGACACGCGTTCATGCCTCCCGGGCCGCCGGCTTGCGGTGTGGCAGGACATCGTCTGCGATACCTTCGTGGGCCTCGACTGCAAATCGGACATGCGCGGCGCGTTCTGGGGCTCGGTATCGCAATCCAGAATCGGACCTGCGGCGTTCACGCGGGTCGATTCCACCGCGCAGCGGGTGTTCCGCACGCCGTCGCGAATTGCGCGCGCCAGCGAGGATTTCGTGCTGATGGCGATGGGCAACAGCGGCGTGAACGGCGTCTTCCAGGATGGCCGCGAGGCGATCGTCTCCGCAGGCCAATTCGTTATCTACGACACCACCCGCCCCTATGAGCTGCGCTTCGACGACAGCTTTTCGCAGACCATCCTGCAGATGCCGCGCAAGCTGCTGCAACAGCGCATCGGCGCGTTCGATGGCTTGACCGCAACGACGTTCGCCGGCGATCGTCCGCTCGAACGGCTGACCTATGATTTCATGCTCAATGTGAGCAAGACGATCGAACAGGTCGATCCCGCCGCCGCAAGCCGCCTGCTCGACCAGGCGCTCGACCTGCTGGCGATGACGCTGGCCGACAGGCTGCATGCGCGCTTGGCCGATCAGTCGGCCCACCGCTCGGCGCTGCTCTACCGACTCAAGAACCATATCCTGACCCATCTCGCCGATCCCGAACTGTCACTGCCGCGCGCCGCCGCCGCGGTCGGAATCTCGCCGCGTTACGCCAGCGACCTGATGGCGGACGAACAGACCTCGTTCCGCGGCTACGTGCAGACGCAACGGCTGGAGCGATGCAAGCGCGACCTTGCCGACCCCGCCTGTCAGGCCCGGCACATCGGCGAGATCGCCTTCGCGTGGGGTTTTAACGACCTCGCCCATTTCAGCCGCATCTTCAGGCAGCGCTTCGGTGTCTCGCCGCGCGAATGGCGCGAACAGCCCGGCAAATAG
- a CDS encoding GNAT family N-acetyltransferase: protein MYLSVIAAALANSSVRTLSQQEELPLLRDHLLRLDRISRRDRFHGFMDDSFIERYAEKCANDGTVIIAFFEDGVVRGAAELHPPDQSSDSLPEIAFSVEASVRRRGVGSILFRKLIAVARAKGYKSLRITTGAQNEAMRALASKFGAQLVFRHGESTGTIDLTKYDQAEFATSWVENAMNATRTVVAFNRAYWRMLLRMAGTAPSEWGAS, encoded by the coding sequence ATGTACCTCAGCGTTATTGCGGCCGCGCTCGCCAACAGCAGCGTGCGTACGCTCAGCCAGCAGGAAGAATTGCCGCTGTTGCGCGATCACCTGCTGCGGCTCGACCGCATCAGCCGCCGCGACCGGTTCCATGGCTTCATGGACGACAGCTTCATCGAGCGCTACGCCGAAAAATGCGCCAATGACGGCACGGTCATCATTGCCTTCTTCGAAGACGGCGTGGTCCGGGGCGCGGCAGAGCTGCATCCGCCGGATCAATCATCGGATTCGCTTCCCGAGATCGCCTTCAGCGTCGAAGCGTCGGTGCGGCGCCGCGGCGTCGGCAGCATCCTGTTCCGCAAGCTGATCGCGGTGGCGCGGGCCAAGGGCTACAAGAGCCTGCGGATCACCACGGGTGCGCAGAACGAGGCGATGCGGGCGCTTGCCAGCAAATTCGGCGCGCAGCTCGTGTTTCGCCACGGCGAATCCACCGGCACCATCGACCTGACGAAATATGATCAGGCAGAGTTCGCGACGTCCTGGGTCGAGAACGCAATGAATGCGACGCGCACGGTGGTGGCTTTCAACCGCGCCTATTGGCGAATGCTGCTTCGGATGGCTGGCACCGCGCCGTCGGAGTGGGGCGCCTCGTAG